One genomic region from Candidatus Xiphinematobacter sp. encodes:
- a CDS encoding glutamate racemase, which produces MKPQERSGQRNAAGKESSPLGPVGVFDSGIGGLTVVAALRHLLPNEDVFYLGDTARVPYGGKSRATIERYSVEISNLLLAEHAKIIVVACSTSSALALSCLRELLPVPVIGVVEAGAVAAVRASHDKRIGVIGTKATVSSGAYKQAIQEICTKAYVVSRACPLLVPLVEEGMFEDEITHLALKRYLEPLLRSNIDTLVLGCTHYPLLYRAIQQAVGPRIVVVNSGRNCALAVKKVLTSSGMAQELHSGELRVALTDSPEGFLRVAEQTLGLKIKAIEMLKSAGVAANVNRSRQHRN; this is translated from the coding sequence GTGAAACCTCAGGAACGAAGCGGCCAGCGCAATGCGGCAGGGAAAGAATCCTCTCCTCTAGGGCCCGTTGGGGTGTTTGACTCCGGAATCGGTGGGTTGACCGTGGTCGCAGCGCTGCGTCACCTGCTGCCCAACGAAGATGTGTTTTATCTTGGAGACACAGCGAGAGTCCCCTATGGAGGAAAGAGCCGAGCAACCATTGAACGCTACAGTGTAGAGATTAGCAATCTGTTGCTGGCAGAACATGCCAAGATAATCGTTGTAGCTTGCAGCACTTCTTCTGCACTAGCGCTGTCATGCTTAAGGGAGTTGCTTCCGGTTCCAGTGATTGGTGTGGTTGAAGCAGGTGCTGTGGCGGCTGTTCGTGCTTCTCATGATAAAAGGATTGGAGTCATTGGAACGAAGGCAACTGTCTCCAGCGGTGCCTATAAGCAAGCTATTCAAGAAATTTGTACTAAGGCATATGTAGTCAGTAGAGCATGCCCGCTTTTGGTGCCACTAGTAGAGGAAGGGATGTTTGAAGACGAAATCACCCATTTAGCTTTGAAGCGGTACTTGGAGCCCCTGCTGCGCAGCAACATTGACACGTTAGTACTCGGCTGCACCCATTATCCATTGCTTTATCGGGCAATTCAACAAGCAGTGGGGCCAAGGATAGTTGTGGTAAATTCTGGGAGAAATTGTGCCTTAGCAGTTAAGAAAGTGCTGACAAGCTCCGGGATGGCACAGGAGTTGCACTCAGGAGAATTACGTGTAGCCCTAACGGATTCCCCAGAGGGGTTTTTGAGAGTGGCGGAACAAACATTGGGACTGAAAATTAAAGCGATAGAGATGCTAAAATCCGCTGGAGTCGCTGCCAATGTGAACCGCAGTCGCCAACATCGTAACTAG
- a CDS encoding phosphatase PAP2 family protein encodes MEQTLFFLINHNWTSPQVDWVMATITNWNFWMPFLLCVCILLGVFGSFHARAALACAIACVVIVDSIVHSLKHCIGRPRPYMVLSGVRKVELEHVHPQILALTRPLRVHYSRLGPQRPLHGHSFPSGHAANSFALATIFALFFRRLGWIFIASAALVAYSRVYVGAHWPLDVAAASLIGAGTALALAVCVETLKRWLDAFSRRGGSS; translated from the coding sequence GTGGAACAGACTCTTTTTTTTCTCATTAACCATAACTGGACAAGTCCACAGGTGGACTGGGTTATGGCAACCATTACCAATTGGAATTTTTGGATGCCCTTTCTTCTTTGTGTCTGTATCCTCCTGGGGGTTTTTGGGAGCTTCCACGCACGAGCAGCGTTGGCCTGCGCAATAGCGTGTGTCGTGATTGTAGACTCTATTGTGCATAGTCTCAAGCACTGTATAGGGCGCCCTCGCCCTTACATGGTGCTTAGCGGAGTTCGGAAAGTAGAACTGGAGCATGTTCACCCGCAAATTTTAGCCTTGACAAGACCTTTAAGAGTTCACTATTCCCGGCTCGGCCCTCAGCGTCCGCTGCATGGACATTCCTTTCCTTCTGGACACGCAGCCAACAGTTTTGCTCTAGCAACCATATTCGCACTTTTTTTTCGCCGTTTAGGGTGGATATTCATAGCTTCTGCAGCCCTTGTAGCCTACTCACGCGTCTACGTGGGGGCTCATTGGCCCCTGGATGTGGCTGCTGCCTCTTTAATTGGTGCAGGAACAGCACTGGCGCTGGCTGTGTGCGTGGAGACACTAAAGAGATGGTTGGATGCTTTTTCTCGCAGAGGTGGCTCTTCTTAG